The following proteins come from a genomic window of Terribacillus aidingensis:
- a CDS encoding DUF3899 domain-containing protein, with protein MKWKVSLFFLTLLGWYIATVAAPFSLADVSNIAFLIGLILIIIAAIALILHTGFLTPLIQGFKIIGERMVRKSRSAEQADSQIKNDPNMQSFKANLAAHITQSTFIVGTSSILTSVIIIFML; from the coding sequence ATGAAGTGGAAAGTCTCTCTATTCTTCTTAACCCTCCTCGGCTGGTACATCGCAACAGTTGCCGCTCCATTTTCGCTAGCAGATGTATCTAATATTGCATTCTTAATCGGCCTCATCCTAATCATAATCGCCGCAATAGCACTCATCCTACATACAGGATTCCTGACACCATTGATCCAAGGCTTCAAAATTATCGGTGAACGCATGGTCCGGAAATCGAGGTCTGCAGAACAAGCGGATAGCCAAATAAAAAATGATCCTAATATGCAATCTTTCAAAGCTAATTTAGCTGCTCATATTACACAAAGCACTTTTATAGTTGGTACTAGCTCTATACTTACCTCTGTGATTATTATATTTATGCTTTAA
- a CDS encoding ABC transporter ATP-binding protein: protein MTETIIQIEQMKKYFPIGKEKTVKSVDDISIEIKRGETFGLVGESGSGKSTLGKTIVGLEDPTSGKIVYNDLDLSQLNKKQKRQINREIQVIFQDPHASLNPRMRVGDIIAEGIDAHKLATGKNRQDRVYELLERVGLQPEHAKRYPHEFSGGQRQRIGIARALAVEPKFIVADEPISALDVSIQAQVINLLEDLKEQEDLTYLFIAHDLGMVKHISDRIGVMYLGKMMELSDSDELFHDPLHPYTKALLSAIPIANPEAERRERIVLDGDPPSPVDPPSGCRFRTRCPFAMDVCAKEVPEWREVKEKHWTACHLYNNQI, encoded by the coding sequence ATGACAGAAACGATCATCCAGATCGAGCAAATGAAGAAATACTTCCCGATAGGCAAAGAAAAGACCGTTAAATCTGTCGATGATATCTCCATTGAGATAAAACGCGGCGAAACATTCGGCCTGGTAGGAGAAAGCGGCAGCGGTAAATCAACGCTTGGTAAAACGATAGTCGGCTTAGAAGACCCAACCTCAGGCAAGATCGTCTACAATGACCTGGATTTGAGTCAATTAAATAAGAAGCAAAAGCGACAGATAAACCGGGAAATTCAAGTCATCTTCCAAGACCCTCACGCCTCGTTGAATCCACGGATGCGGGTTGGCGACATTATTGCTGAAGGGATTGATGCACATAAATTAGCGACAGGGAAAAACCGGCAGGATCGTGTGTATGAGCTATTAGAAAGAGTTGGACTGCAGCCAGAGCATGCCAAACGCTACCCGCATGAATTCAGCGGCGGGCAGCGGCAGCGGATCGGGATTGCCCGGGCGCTGGCGGTCGAACCGAAATTCATCGTAGCCGATGAACCGATATCAGCACTGGATGTTTCGATCCAGGCGCAGGTCATCAATCTGCTGGAAGACCTAAAGGAGCAAGAGGATCTGACATACTTATTCATTGCCCATGATTTAGGCATGGTCAAGCACATCAGTGACCGCATTGGTGTCATGTACTTAGGGAAGATGATGGAGCTATCCGACAGCGACGAGCTGTTTCACGATCCGCTTCATCCTTATACAAAAGCGCTATTATCTGCTATTCCTATCGCAAATCCCGAAGCTGAAAGACGTGAGCGAATTGTGTTGGACGGCGATCCGCCAAGTCCAGTCGACCCGCCAAGCGGCTGTCGTTTCCGGACACGATGTCCATTTGCGATGGATGTATGTGCCAAGGAAGTGCCAGAGTGGCGCGAAGTGAAAGAAAAGCACTGGACAGCGTGCCATCTTTACAATAATCAAATTTGA
- a CDS encoding ABC transporter permease yields the protein MYIVKRLLIMLLTIWVIASLTFLIMKFIPGDPFASDADVLPEEVLQNIRAKYNLDEPIAVQYVLYMRDLVTFDLGFSIQSETRSVNSIIADGAPASALLGLQALVIALALGLLLGIVAALNHNKVLDYASMFIAIIGISVPSFILAPLLIKYFAVEWGMLPVASWGTWQHSILPTLALAATPLAVIARFMRSSMLEVTNQNYIKTADAKGLSKTQLVIRHGIRNAILPVISFIGPLFVSLITGTFVIEKIFAIPGIGRYFVDSIFNRDYPVIMGTTIFFSVLLVVTLFIIDLSYRYIDPRIKLTSGGE from the coding sequence GTGTATATTGTAAAACGATTGCTTATCATGCTGCTGACAATCTGGGTCATTGCAAGTTTGACATTTTTGATCATGAAGTTCATTCCAGGTGATCCATTTGCTTCAGACGCTGACGTGCTTCCGGAAGAAGTATTGCAAAATATCAGGGCGAAATACAACCTGGATGAGCCAATAGCCGTGCAGTATGTGCTGTATATGAGGGATTTGGTGACATTCGATTTAGGATTCTCCATTCAATCCGAAACAAGATCAGTCAATTCCATCATCGCCGATGGTGCACCAGCATCCGCCTTACTAGGCTTACAGGCATTGGTCATCGCCTTGGCTCTAGGATTGCTGTTAGGGATCGTAGCAGCTTTGAATCATAACAAAGTGCTCGATTATGCATCGATGTTCATCGCGATAATCGGCATATCTGTTCCGAGCTTTATCCTGGCTCCGCTGTTAATCAAGTATTTTGCCGTAGAGTGGGGCATGTTGCCTGTTGCTTCATGGGGAACATGGCAGCATTCCATCTTACCAACGTTAGCATTAGCTGCTACACCGCTTGCTGTTATCGCGCGCTTTATGCGTTCCAGCATGCTTGAAGTGACAAACCAGAACTATATCAAGACAGCAGACGCCAAAGGATTATCAAAAACGCAGCTAGTCATCAGGCATGGCATTCGAAATGCTATCCTGCCGGTTATTTCTTTCATAGGTCCTTTATTTGTGTCCTTAATTACCGGAACATTCGTTATTGAGAAAATATTCGCAATTCCTGGCATCGGCCGTTACTTCGTAGATAGTATTTTCAACCGGGACTATCCAGTCATCATGGGAACAACGATTTTCTTCAGTGTATTGCTGGTCGTGACATTATTCATCATCGATTTATCTTACCGCTATATCGACCCAAGAATAAAACTAACGAGTGGAGGGGAGTAA
- a CDS encoding M55 family metallopeptidase — protein sequence MMKIFISADMEGISGVATNQQLKTNSEYQRFRKLMTADVNAAIEGAYNGGAKEVVIADGHGNMSNILVEELDPRARLVSGNNRVMCQLEGLDDTFDGIMFVGHHGREAGSERTVISHTLAGICVNEMKINDRVVGETEMNTLVAGGFNVPAIFISGDDAYVKEVQETLPDVKGAVTKRAVDRFAAELLHPEVARKEIRKKAELAVKDIKSFKPQTVEGPVTFNIEFKGPQQAMMTTTLPTVELTGPRSIRFTCDDIVTAYKHMWGCVIIAMTATNGVLGSVNA from the coding sequence ATGATGAAAATATTTATTTCGGCAGATATGGAAGGTATCTCAGGTGTTGCAACCAATCAGCAGTTAAAAACGAATTCCGAATACCAGCGTTTCAGAAAGCTGATGACAGCAGATGTGAATGCTGCGATTGAAGGAGCCTATAATGGCGGAGCAAAAGAGGTTGTCATCGCCGATGGGCATGGCAATATGTCCAACATACTGGTAGAAGAGCTGGATCCGCGTGCAAGGCTGGTGTCTGGTAATAACCGCGTCATGTGCCAGCTGGAAGGCTTGGATGACACCTTCGATGGCATTATGTTCGTTGGACATCATGGACGTGAAGCTGGATCAGAACGTACAGTCATTAGCCATACACTGGCAGGTATTTGTGTGAATGAAATGAAGATCAATGACAGAGTTGTCGGCGAGACGGAAATGAACACGCTAGTAGCAGGCGGCTTTAACGTACCAGCTATTTTCATCAGCGGTGATGATGCGTATGTAAAAGAGGTGCAAGAAACATTGCCTGATGTAAAAGGTGCAGTGACAAAACGAGCTGTTGACCGATTTGCAGCCGAGCTGCTTCACCCAGAAGTTGCCCGCAAAGAGATCCGCAAAAAAGCAGAACTGGCGGTTAAAGACATCAAGAGCTTTAAGCCGCAAACAGTAGAAGGGCCTGTCACCTTTAACATCGAGTTCAAAGGACCGCAGCAGGCCATGATGACAACAACACTTCCTACCGTGGAACTGACTGGTCCGCGAAGCATCCGCTTTACGTGTGATGATATTGTCACAGCTTACAAGCATATGTGGGGCTGTGTGATTATAGCGATGACAGCGACAAATGGCGTGCTTGGCAGTGTGAATGCATAA
- a CDS encoding ABC transporter permease, with the protein MEAKRVDDSLFRPLSPEKRGHAPIQRPSMSVWKETILSVLKNKMAVLGFTLLLVIGFLAIAGPHMVPFDPAKQDLVNTNVAPNSEHWFGTDDLGRDVWSRTWYGARVSLTIGLIAAAIDIILGVTIGGISGYMAGRSKFGDRIDSILMRIVEILYGIPYLLIVILLMVIMEPGITSIIIALSVTGWVGMARIIRGQILQLKSQEYVLAAQKMGTSHPKIIWRHLIPNTAGIIIVNLTFTIPSSIFAESFLSFLGLGVQAPFASWGTMANDSLGVILSGQWWRLFFPGFMIALTMFAFNAFGDGLQDALDPKATK; encoded by the coding sequence ATGGAAGCTAAACGCGTGGATGATTCCCTTTTTCGCCCCTTATCACCAGAAAAAAGGGGACATGCCCCTATCCAGCGCCCGAGCATGAGCGTGTGGAAGGAAACAATCCTTTCTGTTCTAAAAAACAAGATGGCAGTGCTTGGGTTCACCCTGCTGCTAGTGATTGGATTTCTGGCAATAGCTGGTCCGCATATGGTTCCATTCGATCCGGCAAAACAGGATCTGGTCAACACCAACGTGGCACCAAACAGTGAGCATTGGTTCGGAACCGATGACTTAGGACGGGATGTCTGGTCGAGAACCTGGTATGGCGCCCGGGTTTCGTTAACGATCGGACTCATTGCCGCAGCAATCGATATCATCCTCGGGGTAACAATCGGAGGAATCTCTGGTTACATGGCCGGACGAAGTAAGTTCGGTGACCGGATTGATAGTATTTTAATGCGAATCGTGGAGATTCTGTACGGTATTCCTTATCTGCTGATTGTCATCCTGCTGATGGTAATCATGGAGCCAGGTATCACATCCATCATCATTGCACTGTCGGTTACCGGCTGGGTAGGGATGGCCAGGATTATACGCGGTCAGATACTCCAGCTGAAGTCACAGGAATATGTGCTGGCTGCCCAAAAGATGGGGACCTCCCACCCCAAGATCATTTGGCGGCATTTGATTCCAAATACAGCAGGTATCATTATCGTGAACCTAACCTTTACGATACCTTCCTCGATCTTTGCAGAATCATTTTTAAGCTTCTTAGGATTAGGAGTTCAGGCTCCATTTGCAAGCTGGGGAACGATGGCGAACGATTCCTTAGGCGTCATTCTCAGCGGGCAGTGGTGGCGACTCTTCTTCCCAGGATTCATGATTGCCCTCACCATGTTTGCGTTTAACGCATTCGGCGACGGCCTACAGGATGCACTTGATCCGAAAGCAACTAAATAG
- a CDS encoding ABC transporter ATP-binding protein, with product MLERLLEVNNLEVSFKTYGGEVQAVRDVSFHVDKGEILAIVGESGSGKSVTVQSIMGLIPTPPGKIKNGEVLLEGQDLLKLSKRDMQKVKGSQISMVFQDPMTSLNPTMKVGKQIAESITAHQNIKGQEAKERAIDMIRRVGISNPAERYEQYPHEFSGGMRQRIMIAIALACHPKVLLADEPTTALDVTIQAQVLDLMKNLKDEMDTSIILITHDLGVVAETAERVAVMYGGMIVETASVNELFHNPKHPYTWGLLESIPDIDAADKKRLVPIEGAPPDLFSPPKGCPFAPRCKYAMDVCVAEMPPAFSIDSGHEAKCWLNDSRSPALKELVAAGRQLS from the coding sequence ATGTTGGAACGCTTACTGGAAGTGAACAATTTGGAAGTCAGTTTTAAGACATATGGAGGAGAAGTACAAGCTGTCCGGGATGTTTCCTTTCATGTTGATAAGGGAGAAATCCTAGCCATAGTCGGTGAAAGCGGCAGCGGGAAAAGTGTTACCGTGCAATCCATCATGGGCCTGATCCCAACTCCGCCAGGCAAAATAAAGAACGGAGAAGTGCTTTTAGAAGGGCAGGATCTCTTAAAGCTATCCAAACGTGATATGCAAAAGGTGAAAGGCTCACAGATAAGTATGGTCTTTCAGGATCCGATGACTTCCTTGAACCCTACGATGAAGGTCGGTAAACAAATCGCAGAAAGTATTACGGCTCATCAAAACATCAAGGGACAGGAAGCGAAGGAACGTGCGATTGACATGATCCGGCGTGTCGGCATTTCAAACCCAGCCGAACGCTATGAGCAGTATCCGCATGAATTCAGCGGCGGGATGCGCCAGCGGATCATGATTGCCATCGCGCTGGCTTGTCATCCGAAGGTTCTTCTTGCGGATGAACCGACGACAGCATTGGATGTAACCATTCAAGCACAGGTACTGGATTTGATGAAGAATCTAAAAGACGAAATGGATACTTCTATTATATTGATTACCCATGATCTTGGAGTTGTTGCAGAGACAGCGGAACGGGTTGCTGTCATGTACGGCGGCATGATTGTCGAAACAGCTTCGGTAAATGAATTATTCCATAATCCAAAGCATCCATACACATGGGGACTGCTGGAGTCGATTCCGGATATAGATGCTGCGGATAAAAAGCGCTTAGTACCGATCGAAGGCGCACCGCCGGATTTATTTTCCCCTCCAAAGGGCTGCCCATTTGCGCCACGGTGTAAATATGCGATGGACGTATGTGTAGCAGAAATGCCTCCTGCTTTTTCAATCGATAGCGGACATGAAGCGAAATGCTGGCTGAACGATTCCAGATCACCAGCTCTTAAAGAATTGGTTGCAGCAGGGAGGCAGTTATCATGA
- a CDS encoding peptide ABC transporter substrate-binding protein codes for MKKWLVGMLILVIVAAGCSNGSSGGSAADIPQEITVNAMSEPPDLDPALATDTTSGWVLDHVFEGLYTKDESGNPVLGAAENVDVSEDGKTYTFTLRDDAKWSDGSNVTAQDFEYGWKRVLNPDTGSSFAFYMYYIKGAEAYNKGDGAVEDVGITAQDDKTLVVELGAPLGYFDELLTMWTFYPVKQELVEENSAWSAEADTYVSNGPFKLTKWAHDSEVVIEKNENYWDNSVVKLDKVTYKIVNDATTYYQMFKTGELDLIQTLPSDVIEQEKESEEYSEVPYFGTYMYMFNVEKEPFTNEKIRRAFTLAVDRETLTQNVTKSGETPAYAFVPPGVETPEGDFREAGGEYFEEDAAEAKKLLEEGMEEEGWTELPEVSISYNTAENNKKIAEAVQAMYKDNLGVDVKLENQEWKTYLDTTQQGNFQMARMGWIGVLVDPVVILDYYLGDSPNNRTNWVNEEYDQLMADAKVEQDPDKRYELLHQAEAVLMEDLPFNPIYHYTNNYLTSQNFENIVYPVNRYPYLKWAEKVSE; via the coding sequence ATGAAAAAATGGCTAGTAGGTATGCTCATACTTGTAATCGTTGCTGCAGGCTGCAGTAATGGCAGCTCAGGAGGAAGCGCAGCAGACATTCCGCAGGAAATCACAGTCAATGCAATGAGTGAGCCGCCAGATTTGGATCCGGCACTTGCAACAGATACGACGTCAGGCTGGGTTCTAGACCACGTATTTGAAGGTCTTTATACAAAAGATGAAAGCGGAAATCCAGTACTAGGAGCTGCTGAAAATGTAGATGTCTCCGAAGATGGAAAAACGTATACATTCACACTTCGTGACGATGCAAAATGGTCCGATGGCAGCAATGTAACAGCACAAGATTTCGAGTACGGCTGGAAACGTGTTTTGAATCCGGACACAGGTAGCTCCTTTGCGTTCTACATGTACTATATCAAAGGTGCAGAAGCTTATAACAAAGGTGATGGCGCGGTAGAAGACGTTGGTATCACAGCACAAGATGATAAGACACTTGTAGTAGAACTAGGCGCACCGCTTGGCTACTTTGACGAACTACTAACAATGTGGACATTCTATCCGGTAAAGCAGGAGCTTGTGGAAGAGAACAGTGCATGGTCTGCAGAAGCAGATACGTATGTTAGTAACGGACCATTCAAGCTGACAAAATGGGCGCATGACAGTGAAGTTGTTATCGAGAAGAATGAAAACTATTGGGATAACAGTGTTGTAAAACTCGACAAAGTAACCTACAAAATCGTCAACGATGCAACAACTTACTATCAAATGTTCAAGACAGGTGAGCTGGATCTGATTCAAACATTGCCATCTGATGTGATTGAGCAAGAGAAGGAATCAGAAGAATATAGCGAAGTACCATACTTCGGTACGTACATGTACATGTTCAATGTAGAAAAAGAACCATTCACGAATGAAAAAATCAGAAGAGCATTCACGCTTGCAGTGGATCGCGAAACACTGACACAAAACGTGACCAAATCAGGTGAAACACCAGCATATGCATTTGTACCACCAGGTGTGGAAACGCCAGAAGGCGACTTCCGTGAAGCTGGCGGCGAATACTTTGAAGAAGACGCAGCAGAAGCGAAAAAACTTCTAGAAGAAGGTATGGAAGAAGAAGGCTGGACAGAGCTTCCGGAAGTATCCATCTCTTATAATACAGCAGAAAACAACAAGAAAATTGCGGAAGCAGTACAAGCCATGTACAAAGACAATCTTGGCGTAGATGTGAAGCTTGAAAACCAAGAGTGGAAAACATACCTGGATACAACACAGCAAGGTAACTTCCAAATGGCTCGCATGGGCTGGATTGGCGTCCTTGTAGATCCAGTTGTCATCCTCGATTACTATCTAGGTGACAGCCCGAACAACCGTACAAACTGGGTGAATGAAGAGTACGACCAGCTTATGGCCGATGCCAAAGTAGAACAAGACCCAGACAAACGTTACGAATTATTGCACCAAGCAGAAGCAGTATTAATGGAAGATCTGCCATTCAACCCAATCTACCATTATACAAACAACTACCTGACTTCCCAGAACTTCGAAAACATTGTCTATCCGGTAAACCGTTACCCTTACCTGAAATGGGCAGAAAAAGTATCTGAGTAA